The nucleotide sequence CCCATATTACCATGACGCTGGACCCTGGCGTTTCTTTGTCGCCACGGCTTAGGAAAATAGCTGACGGATTATTGACTTCCTTCAGCCCACTTTCTGTCATCGCAAACACGCCTAATTCGTTAACCGCACCAAACCGGTTTTTATGGCTTCGTAAGGTGCGATACCGCCCATCACTTTCCCCTTCAAGCATCATAGAACTGTCGATGCAGTGCTCGAGTACCTTGGGCCCCGCGAGGTTACCGTCCTTAGTGACGTGGCCTACAATAAACATGGAAATATGCTGCTGTTTAGCAAAACGGGTAAGGTATGCCGCGCTCTCACGCACCTGTGACACACTGCCAGGGGCAGATTGCACATCGGACACATGCATCACCTGAATAGAATCGATAACCATAATCTTAGGCTTTTTCGTTAGCGCTAAATCACAAATGGTCTCGACGTTGGTTTCTGCCAACATCATGAGCTTGTCATCGGGAAGATGTAAGCGTCTAGCCCGCATGGCGACCTGCTGTAATGATTCTTCACCCGTGACATACAGTGCGGGCGCCATTTTTGCCATTTGACACATAACTTGAAGCAACAGCGTACTTTTACCTGCCCCTGGTGAGCCCCCTATCAACATGGCCGCGCCAGGTACAATCCCGCCCCCTAACACCCGGTCTAACTCTTTGAATCCAGCACTAAATCGTGGAAGCGATTCAAGGTCGATAGCGTTTAAGGTTTCAATTTTGGCCGCTGTTTGTCCGGCATATCCCGACAAGGTGGGCTTCGACGACGCTTTCGCGCTGCTCACCACAAATTCACTGATGGTATTCCATTCTTTGCACTCAGAGCATTGACCTTGCCAACGTGGAAACTCTGCACCACAATCAGAGCACACATATGCAGTTTTTCGTTTTGCCATATTCCAGTTTAATCCACGACATAAAAAGGGTATTCTATCATTATAATAATCGTCTAAGTAACTCGTCTAAAGCACCGCTTTTAATCTTCCTAAGCCAGTTATCTATAACGCGCTTTCATGCTTAAACTGGCAGAAGTTAATGTGTTGCAAGACGCTGCCGATACAAAAGGCGTCTTTGTCAAAAAAGAATAACAAAAGTTGCGCATACATGAATCAGGATTTAC is from Alteromonas australica and encodes:
- the radA gene encoding DNA repair protein RadA is translated as MAKRKTAYVCSDCGAEFPRWQGQCSECKEWNTISEFVVSSAKASSKPTLSGYAGQTAAKIETLNAIDLESLPRFSAGFKELDRVLGGGIVPGAAMLIGGSPGAGKSTLLLQVMCQMAKMAPALYVTGEESLQQVAMRARRLHLPDDKLMMLAETNVETICDLALTKKPKIMVIDSIQVMHVSDVQSAPGSVSQVRESAAYLTRFAKQQHISMFIVGHVTKDGNLAGPKVLEHCIDSSMMLEGESDGRYRTLRSHKNRFGAVNELGVFAMTESGLKEVNNPSAIFLSRGDKETPGSSVMVIWEGTRPLLVEIQALVDYSQMSNPRRIAVGLDQNRLSMLLAVLHRHGNVQMNDQDVFVNVVGGVKVTETSADLALLLAMVSSFRNRPLPKDLIVFGEVGLAGEIRPVPNGNERIIEAAKHGFKRAIVPKANAPKQAIGGMKVVPVSQLSDALEALE